AAGATATTTGCAGCCCCTTTGGAAAAATAGAATAAAAAATAGATAGACAATGGCACGAGTTTGTCAAGTTACCGGAAAGAAAAGAGTGATCGGAAACAACGTTTCCCACTCCAAGAGACGTACTAAACGCGAATTCGCCCCGAACCTCAAGACCAAACGTTTCTGGCTCGAAGAGGAACAGCGTTTCGTGACCCTGAAAGTGTCCTGCAAGGGTATGAAGACCATCTACAAGAACGGTCTCGCTGAAACCCTCAAG
This sequence is a window from Fibrobacter sp.. Protein-coding genes within it:
- the rpmB gene encoding 50S ribosomal protein L28, with the translated sequence MARVCQVTGKKRVIGNNVSHSKRRTKREFAPNLKTKRFWLEEEQRFVTLKVSCKGMKTIYKNGLAETLKESREKGLINIV